From the Theobroma cacao cultivar B97-61/B2 chromosome 2, Criollo_cocoa_genome_V2, whole genome shotgun sequence genome, one window contains:
- the LOC18608707 gene encoding extensin, translated as MASGSSGRGNSGGSKGFDFGSDDILCSYEDYGNQESSNGSHAEPVVGTNSSAKDFHKGRAARSIFPPNAYSQPEDSFSTDVTATVEKTMKKYADNLMRFLEGISSRLSQLELYCYNLDKTIGEMRSDLVRDHVDADLKLKSMEKHLQEVHRSVQILRDKQELAETQKELAKLQLVQKESSSSSHSQSTEERASPPASDSKKTDHTSDMQSQQLALALPHQVAPPQQPVVPHSQASPQNLTQQSYYIPPNQLSNSQAQAQVQAPAPAPVPTPAPAPAPAPIQHPQSQYLPSDPQYRTPQIPDISRMPPQPTQSQVNQVPPVQSFPQYQQQWPQQLPQQVPQQQSSMQPQMRAPSTPAYPPYPPTQSTNPSLPEALPNSLPMQIPYSGVPQPVSSRADTIPYGYGLPGRTAPQQPQQIKGTFGAPPAEGYTAPGPHPPLPPGSAYMMYDSEGGRPLHPPQQPHFSQGGYSPANVSLQTPQTGTGPNVMIRNTSHSQFIRSHPYSDLIEKLVSMGFRVDHVASVIQRMEESGQPVDFNAVLDRLNVHSSGGSQRGGW; from the exons GATTTTCACAAAGGCAGAGCTGCACGATCAATATTTCCACCTAATGCATACAGCCAGCCAGAAGATTCTTTCTCCACGGATGTGACTGCTACTGTTGAAAAAACCATGAAAAAATATGCAGACAACCTCATGCGCTTTCTCGAGGGAATAAGTTCACGATTGTCACAGCTGGAGTTATATTGCTACAATCTTGATAAAACGATTGGAGAAATGCGATCTGATCTAGTTCGTGATCATGTAGATGCAGATTTAAAGCTTAAATCTATGGAGAAACATCTCCAGGAG GTCCATAGGTCTGTGCAGATCCTAAGAGATAAGCAGGAGCTAGCTGAGACTCAGAAGGAGTTGGCTAAATTACAACTTGTGCAGAAGGAGTCTTCTTCTTCCAGCCATTCACAGTCCACTGAGGAGAGAGCATCACCACCTGCTTCTGATTCTAAAAAGACTGATCACACATCTGACATGCAAAGCCAGCAATTAGCTCTTGCCCTGCCTCATCAAGTAGCACCACCACAACAGCCTGTGGTGCCACACTCTCAAGCCTCACCCCAGAATTTGACCCAACAATCCTACTATATACCTCCAAACCAATTATCGAACTCCCAAGCCCAAGCCCAAGTCCAAGCCCCAGCTCCTGCTCCAGTCCCTACCCCTGCCCCAGCCCCAGCCCCTGCACCAATTCAACACCCTCAGAGTCAATATTTGCCTTCTGATCCTCAATACCGAACTCCTCAGATACCAGACATCTCCAGGATGCCACCACAGCCTACACAGTCCCAAGTAAATCAGGTACCACCAGTCCAATCATTCCCCCAGTATCAGCAGCAATGGCCACAACAATTACCACAGCAAGTACCGCAGCAGCAGTCCTCTATGCAACCACAGATGAGGGCCCCATCAACACCAGCTTATCCTCCCTACCCTCCGACTCAATCAACAAACCCATCTCTGCCAGAGGCATTACCAAACAGCTTGCCTATGCAAATTCCATATTCTGGAGTTCCTCAACCTGTGTCCAGCCGTGCTGACACCATTCCTTATGGGTATGGTCTGCCTGGTAGAACAGCTCCCCAGCAACCTCAGCAAATCAAGGGCACTTTTGGAGCACCACCAGCTGAGGGATACACAGCTCCTGGCCCTCATCCCCCCCTTCCTCCAGGAAGTGCATACATGATGTATGATAGCGAAGGTGGTAGACCACTTCATCCACCCCAACAGCCTCATTTCTCACAGGGTGGGTATTCCCCAGCAAATGTCTCTCTTCAGACTCCTCAAACTGGCACTGGCCCAAATGTTATGATTCGGAACACCAGCCATTCACAGTTCATTCGCAGCCATCCCTACAGTGATTTGATTGAAAAATTGGTGAGCATGGGCTTCAGGGTTGATCATGTTGCCAGTGTGATTCAGAGGATGGAGGAGAGTGGCCAGCCAGTGGATTTTAATGCTGTGCTTGATAGGTTGAATGTGCATTCTTCTGGTGGTTCTCAGAGAGGAGGATGGTAA